CGGGGCGATTTTGGGAAGGCCTTGTGCCGCTTTTTGGCTCAGGTGCTTCATGATTTCGGCTTCGGGGTGTTCGCCGACTTGCAAACGGCGGTACAGCTTGAAAAAGAATTCTCCCTTGGAGTAGAACGCGGAATTGCTTTGCTCGGCGTTCAGGGGCCGTGCGTGCAGCAATGTTTCTTTCGGAAAATTTGGGCCGAAGTATTCGGCGAGTACCGCGCCTATTTTGGACTCGTCTTCGATGACGCAGTAGTAGTCCCGTTCGCCGCTTTCAAAAAGAACTTGGATAATCGAAACTTTTGTGCCGCCGATGGGGATGCTGTCGAGTTTTTCGATAGAACGGATTTGACGGCCCTTGCCCATGAACCAGCGTTTTCTTGAAATGTCCTCAATCATCGCACATCTCGCATCACACATTTCACATTAGCCTCTGGCCTTAAGCGGTGGAAAATACCCTTGGGCGCGGAGGGTGGCGAGAATTTTGAGTTGCGTTTCGAGAGGTTCTTTGAGAATGCCTTCGAGCACGAAATCGGGAATGCGCTTTTGCGGACAGAATTCCCTGGGAATATCTTTAAAATCGGACAGTTGCCAGTTCACGAGAAGCTTGGGCAGGAATTGATCCCACGGAAACAGGTCGTTTGGCTTGAGGTAAAAACGGGCGGGCTTTTTGCCGTCTTTGGCTTCGAGCAATAGGGAACCGTCCCTAAAGCAACTAAAAAGCACAGCCTGCCTTTCCTCGTTCGAGGTGGCGGGCTGCGCTTGAATAACCAACACCATTTTCAAAGTACGAAACCTTAGGCCGCGAGTTCTCTTTGGATCTGCGAATACTGATAGCTCGAAATCGCTGTGATTTTGAGAATCAGCTCGCGGGTAATGCCGGCCTTGATTAGCGCCTTCGCATACTGGATTCTGCTTGTGTTCGACATAATTTACCTCACACGTTAAGACACTGTCGATTGGTTTACCCCAATAAAGATACAATAAAATTCTGACATTTCAATGTCAAAAATAATGCAATTTTTTTCGTATTTTCGGGTATATTGGGCCTAACTTGTTGATAGTTCGTGAATTAGGTCCATTCACTTTTTTTAGGGCGAGTGTGATATAGATTACAGGAAAATGCAGCTCTCTTTTGTTAACGTACTGTTACAAAAGACCCTTTAAAACAGGGAATTTGGCGCGGTATTCTTCTTGTGGGGCCGATTCAATTCGTGCATAAACGATGCCTTCTTCTTGGCCATTTGCGCTTGCGATAATTTCACCTTTTGGGTTGACTATCATGGAGTTACCGCCATTCAATTCGCTGCCGGTGCAGTTGACTGCGGCCACATAAACTTGGTCTTCGATGGCGCGGGCTTGCAGCAAAGTTTTCCAGTGGGCAATACGGGCGAGCGGCCAGGCGGCCTGAATGGTAATGAGTCTTGCGCCTGCCTTGACGGCGTCGCGGTAAAGTTCGGGGAATCGCAGGTCGAAACAAATGGTCGCGGCGGTGTTCCAGTTCGCGATTTTGAATAAATTAACGTTTTCGCCGGCGGTGAATTTGGCCTGCTCCATGAAGAAGGGGCGGCGCTTGTCGTAGTGGGAGAATTCCTGTGCGTTGCCGGGGGCGTAGACGCTGCTGTGGTTCAACAGGGCGCCGTTAGAACGTGCGATTCCTGCTCCCATGACGTAGCAGCCGGTTTGGTTCGCGAGTTCGTATAAGAGCTGGGCGGTTTCGCCGGAATCCTTGGTCGAAAAGTCTTCGGCGGCAGATTCGGGGTGCAGGGGCAAGTAGCCTGTGGCGAACATTTCGGGCAAAATGATAAGTCCCGGTACGGAGTCGCTTGCGTTTTTGCGAATTTTGGCGGTCAGTTCGCGCACTTTGGCGAAGTTTTTTGCCTTGTCGTTCGGGACGACATCCATTTGTACCAAGTAAATATCGAGCATACTATAAATATAGAACTTAGTTGGTAGAACTAAGAACTTAGTTTTTTCTATTTTAAAAAATATGAGATTACGCTCCCTGTTTGTTTTCGTTCTGCTTTTTGCGGCTGCCGTGTTTGCCGCGACCCCGACCTTGATTGTGGGTGTGGTTCTGGAATCCGAAACCGATTTGCCGATTAAGAATGCGACGATTACCTATGTCTCGGGTAAGAAGCTCGGTGAAACCGATTCCGATGGTCGATTCGAATTGACTGCCGATTCCAAGAATGCGGTGCTTATCTTTAAAAAAGACGGTTTCGATAGCGTGCAGGTGGAATTGCAGGATTTTGCGGACTTGTTCGACATGGTGATTACCATGCAGACGACTGCCGACGTGCGCAACCTGGGTACAAGCACCGTGATCGGTGGCGGTGGCGACAAGGTGCAATGGACTTTTGAACGCAAGGTGAATCTCGATAAGCTTGAAGATGCGGCCGGCATGCGTTTCGACGTGACGGAACACCTGAGCCAGATGCCGGGTATTTCGGGCCAGAAGGATTTTAGCAGCGCTCTTTATTACGAAGGTTCCCGTGCAAGCGATGTGGCTTACCACTTGGGCAGACTCCGCGTGCCGAACATGCGTCACTTGGATGTGGGTTTCCCGGGTAACCTTTCGGTAATCAACCCGCATATCTTGAGCGCCATCGAAATCCATGACCATTACGGCGAAGGCCCGATCGGTCAGGGCCTGGCAACGTCTGTGCAGTACATTCCCGAACAGACCAAGGGTGACTGGGGCCTGCGCGGAACGGCGGGTATTGCCTTGCAAGAAGTGGTGGTCGATGCTCCGTGGCTTTTCTGGGACAGCTTCCGTTTTTCGTTCCGCAGGCTCGATGACGAAATGCTCAAGAATATGGGTGAAAAGTTCTTTAGCGAATTCCGCAAGGACCGCAGCGGGGAATGCTCGGGTAGCGACTGCAACGTGAAAACCTCTGACCCGTACGACCTGACTGCTTTTGACGTGTATGCCCAGTTTAACGGTTCCGATAGCAGCGGCAATACTTGGGCCTTGCGTACCTTGTACAGTTCTGACGAATATAGCGTGCACCAGGATACCGCGACCTCTTATAACGAGGTGAACTCCATCGACATTATCGAAGGCAAGCAACAGTACTTGGTGGTGGGCGCCGAATACAATTCCCGCTTTGGAACCTCGGCTCATGCCGGCGTGGTGCGCGAAGTGCTGGGCGATACGCTCCGCGATACTAAGGGATTCCGCAATACGGCAAACTCCAAGGAAGCGGCCACTTATATCGATGGCTATGAACAGACCCATACGACTTTGACGGGTGGTGTCGATAAGAACTTCAAAGGAAGTATCCTGGGTTCCAAGTTGAGCTGGGCCTTGCTCTATGAACACCACTTTGTGGAACGCAGCTACCAGGATTATGGTGGCTCGATTACGGATGACTTTAATGCGGGCGTGTGGTCGGGTGCCGGCCGCATGAACTGGCAGAGCGATTTCTCTCAGAAGATTCTCTCTGTGGGTGCGGTGACCGATTTGGGCGAACGCGAAGCGGCGCCGACGGCCTCGTTCGACTTTGACCAGAACCTTTCCCGTATCGATACGGCTTACTGGCGCTTGATTGCGAATGCCGCCTACCGTAGCGACTGGAAACCTTATTACGACGATGGTGAACTGACGGGGCGCTTGGAATCGGGCGTGTCCGGCAAGCTCGGCTTGGGCTACAATTCCAAGTACTTTGTGGCACAGGGCTCTGGCTTTGGCCGCTACTACCCGGATCCGCTGCTCCCGATGCCCAAGGCATTTGCGCAGTACGAAGACGTGACTCCGATTGACTACGCCTGGGTGGCCGGCGCCTCTGCCACGATGGAACTCAAGACTTCGCACCATTTCTCAATGGCGACAAACGTGAGCTCGGTGTACGGAGAATACGAACTCGATGGTGGCAAGTCGCTCCCGTGGGAAGCGAACTCCCGTCTGGATATTCTTTCTCACTTCCGTTATTACCCGCGCAAGGATTCGATTCTTTCGTTCATCATTACGCACCATGCGGCATTGCACCGTCCGCTGTACTACTACGAAATCATGCCGTCTGATCCGAAGGACCGTAGCAACGGTACACGCCGTCTCAAGGACTTCCACGACTTTACGGATATGTTCCGTACGGATGCCCGCGTAAACCTGGATTTGATCGGCAAGAACAACAGCTTCTTCAGGACTGCAAGATTCTACGTGGAAGTGGACAACATCTTTGCGAACCTGGATGTCGATGCGCTCAAGTTCTTGGGTAGCGAAAACGCCCGTGAACGTTCTTGGGTAACTCGAGACGACAATGCCGACATTAACGACGGCTACGATCTGGTGCCGTTTATTGCGAAGGGCATGGGCCTGTACGTGCAATTCGGCGTCGAAGTACAGCTGGGAATCTAGTTGCTAGAAGATGAATGATGTGTAATGTGAAATGTGTGATGGGAAATAATACATCTCACATTCCTCATTTCTCATTTCACATTGATATTTTGGTTGGGCTCATGTTTCGGATACTTCTGACAGTACTTTTTCTGGGTGCCATGGCTTTTGCTCATGAGACAGATTCTCTGTTTGTTCCGCCGAAGCCCGAAAAGCCCTTGCGCTATTGCAGCTCCGTCAAGAAGTGGATTGCTTTTGCGACGGCAGATTCCAACATGGTCGAAATTACCCGCCTGAAGGGGGTGCGCATGGACTTGCGTTATGCGACCTTCGAGAATGTGACGGGCCACGATTTGTATTGTGGCGTACAGCGCGCCTTTGTGCATAAGGATGCCGCGGCAAAGCTCCGCAAGGCCGTGAAGATTATGGAACGCGAAATGCCGGGTTCCGAGCTCGTGATTTTTGATGCGTCGCGCCCGCTGTATGCACAGGAGGCTTTGCGGAAGACCGTGCGCGGTACGCCTTATTCGGCTTACGTGTCTTCGCCGGCCACGGGCGGGCTCCATAACTTTGGCTTGGCTCTGGATTTGAGCATTACCGATGCCGATGGCAACTTGCTTGACATGGGCACGGACTTTGATTCTTTTGAACGCTGCGCGGGCGAAGTCGGCGAAGCGGAAGCTTTAAAGAGCGGTCGCTTGACGCAGGAGCAGGTGGACAACCGCAATAAGCTTCGCAAGATTATGCGCGGGGCGGGCTGGGTCCCGCTCGGCAGCGAGTGGTGGCATTTTAACGCTTACCCTAGCAAGTACGTTCGCGAGAACTATCCGAAGTTCCCGTTGTAGCGCCCTTGTCTTGCCGCACATAGATGCGGCACCTCCTTTTACGGCTTTCCAAAACACCTGCAATCCATATTGCAAAAGTTTCTTTAAACAAATACAAAGGAGATCCCGGCTCAAGGCCGGGAAGACAATCTGGCTATTCAATTTCCACTTTGATTTCGACGTTTTGCACCCAGGGCTTGGGTGCGTTTATGATGGGATGCAGAATTTTGCGGACGGGGGCGAGGTCTTGTGTCTTGATGTAGAGCTTTGCCCAATGTACGTTTTGCACGACGGGCACGAAGGCATCCACAGGGCCGAGCACCATGAGGTTCTTGTTCGCACGGAGAAGGGCTTCGAGCCGTTCGACGGTGTGACGCAACAAGTCTTCGTCGCGACTGCCGCAGCTGATTTCCACGAGCTTGCAGAAGGGCGGGTAGAAGGCGGCGCGCCGGTCTTCCATTTCTTTATTCGCAAATCCGTTGAAGTCGTGGTTCACGGCAAATTGCATGATGGGTTCAGACGGCTTGAGCGTCTGGATAAGCACTTGGCCTTCGCCGCCGGCACGACCCGCGCGCCCTGCAGTCTGGCTGAGCAATTGGAATAGCCTTTCGGTGGAGCGGAAATCGGGAATGCCGAGTCCGCTATCGGCGCCAACGACCCCGACTAATTGCACGCCCGGAAAGTCGTGGCCCTTGGCGACCATCTGCGTTCCAATCAGAATGTTGTATTCGCGGTTGCGGAACGCGTCGAGAATCTTTTCGCTGGCACCCACGTTCTGGGTGGTGTCGCGGTCCATGCGAATCACTTTCGCATTCGGAATCCATTCGGCGATTTCTTCTTCGAGCATCTCGATGGCGCCGCCCACAAACTCGTAAGTTTCGGCGCCGCAGGCGCTACACGGTGTGTTCACCGGGTAAAGGGCGGCGCAGTAGTGGCACATGAGCGAGCGGTATTGCTTGTGGTATACGAGCGGAATGTGGCAATGCTTGCAGTAAAGCGTCTCGCCGCATTCGGTACACACGCGCATCTTCGAAAAACCGCGACGGTTCATGAGGATGATCGCCTGGTCCCCGCGCTCGATGCAATCGGTCAAAGCTTCGCGCAGCGTGGGTGACAACAGGATTCCCTTTTGCTGGCGCATCTTGCCCATGTCCACGATTTGCACCTTCGGGAGCGGCGCCTGTGTGGCGCGTTCCTTGAGCGAGACAATCTTTAAATTTTTTGCCTGGGCGTTATAGAATGTCTCGAGGCAAGGCGTGGCACTTCCGAGAACCACGAGGGCGCCGTACTTGTACGCCAAATGGAAAGCCATTTCGCGGGTGTGGTAGCGCGGCGCCGGATCCTGCTGCTTGAAGGAGGTGTCGTGCTCTTCGTCGAGAATCACCAGGTCAAAATCAAACGGCGCAAGAATGGCACTGCGGGTGCCGAGAACCACTTGCGCATCGCCCTTCAAAATGGAGACGTAGCCTTCGCGTTTTTGGGGTGCGGAAAGCGCCGAGTGCAAAACCACAATCGGAACTTGCAGAAAATCTTCAAAGCGCTTGAGCGTTTGCGGGGTAAGCCCGATTTCGGGCACGAGGATTAAAACTTTCTTGTTTTGCTTGAGGGCTTCGCGGGCGAGCTCCTGGTAAACGCGGGTCTTTCCCGAGCCTGTCACGCCGTGAAGCAATACGCCGCGGAAACCAGTCTTGTTCAGTTCTTCGCAAAGCGTGTTGAATGCGTTAGTTTGTTCTAAAGTGAGTGCCGGAGCGTTCGGGGTCGTTGCTCCTCTAGCCTCACGCGAGGTGGAGGCTTCCCCCTTTGTAAAGGCTAGAGCATCCAGGTACTTCTCGAAGTCGCTGGGCCAGAACACGAACAGCGCCTTCATGGGCGTGCTGATATAATAGCGTGCTGTCCATTCGAGCGATTCCATATAACGTTCGCTAAAGCGGTAGCCGGACTGGTGCGGGTAAGCAGGGCGCACATCAAACTTGGGGCGGTCCTGGTGGACGCGTGCGACCACGGCGAGGGCCGGCTTTTTACGGGTGGCAAACTGAACCCATACAACGTCTCCGCGGCAGAGGTTGACTCCGGCGGGGACTCCGTAGGTGTATACATCGGGGGCCATGGGAATGTACACTTCGCAAAAATCCGTTAACAATTCGGACTTGAGCTTCTGATGTACCTCTTCCGGGGCGCTAAGTTTTGGGATTCGTTTTGTCACGGGCTAAAAGATAGTTAATACCGCAAAAAGCGCCTATTTTACAATCTTTTTTGTTTCAAAAAACTTTTTTTGTTAGATTATAGTATGTAATTCCCCTTTGGGAGTTGCCATACTATTGGAGATCTCTATGAGCTTATTTGACGCCTTTAAACCGAAGTGGCAAAATTCCAACCCCGAAAAGCGACTGGAAGCAATCGCCGAATTGGGTGCGGACAACCAGGATGTCCTGGAACGTGTTGCCGAGTCCGATACCGATGCTTCTGTCAGGATTGCTGCCGTAAAGAAGTTGACAATCATTGCTACCCTGAAAAAGATTTCGGAACGCGATTCCGACGAAGAAGTAAAGCGTACGGCTAAGACTCGTTATTTGGAAGAAGTTGTCAAAAAGCTTAAAAACGAGGCTCAACCGAGTGCCGAGGATCTCGCTTATCTGCAAGATGTTAAGGATACGCACTATGCCGAAGACTTGCTCAAGGGTGTGAACACCGCAGGTCTCGTCCGTGCAGAACTCGTAAAGATTTGTACCAAGCAGTCGATCTTGGCCCTTGCCGCTAACCGCGACCTGGACGAAGATATCGCGATGACGGCTGCACGCAAGGTGACCTCCGACTCCTTGCTCCAGGATATCGCAAAGAGCTCCAGACAGCCCGAAGTACGCAAGGCTGCAAGCGAAAGAATCCGCGCAAGAAAAGATGCTGAAGACAACGGTAAAAAGGCGGCCGAACTCTTGGCAAGCAAGCGCGAAGCTCTTGTACAGCAAGCTCATTTCTTGGCAGCGCAGAAGGAACCTCTCTCTGTCAAGTCTCAGTTTGAATCTTTGATGGAAGAAGCCGCTAAGCTTGGCATGGGCGACAAGCAGGCGACGATCGACGAAGTTTATGCAAGCTTCAAGAAGTTCTGCGACGAAGCGGATGCCGCACGTATCGCAGCCGAAAAGGCCGAAGCCGAAAAGCAGGCCAAGATTGCTTCTCTCACGGCAGCTCTCGAAGAACTTGAAACCTTGATTTCTGAAAACAAGGTGGCTGACAACGCTGAACGCGTGGACGCCATTCTCGCTGAATGCGCCGAAAGCAAGTCCCTGATGGATTCCGCTTGGACCAAGCGTTACAATAACGCCACCTTCAAGGTGCAGGATTTGCGTAAGGTTAAAGAAGTCGTTGTTGACGTGCCCGAAGCGACCGACGAATCGGTGCGACCGGAACTGCTGGAACGCCTTAAGGCCTTGGCAGATACCGACGTGAACGACATGACCAAGAAGCATTTGCATGCCATTGTGCGCGAATGGGAAAAGCTTACGCTGTTGGAAGGCGAAGACCCGATGCTGCAGTCCTACAATGCGCTTCGCAATACGCTCTCTAATAAGATTTCTGCCTACGAA
This genomic window from Fibrobacter sp. UWB5 contains:
- the priA gene encoding primosomal protein N'; protein product: MTKRIPKLSAPEEVHQKLKSELLTDFCEVYIPMAPDVYTYGVPAGVNLCRGDVVWVQFATRKKPALAVVARVHQDRPKFDVRPAYPHQSGYRFSERYMESLEWTARYYISTPMKALFVFWPSDFEKYLDALAFTKGEASTSREARGATTPNAPALTLEQTNAFNTLCEELNKTGFRGVLLHGVTGSGKTRVYQELAREALKQNKKVLILVPEIGLTPQTLKRFEDFLQVPIVVLHSALSAPQKREGYVSILKGDAQVVLGTRSAILAPFDFDLVILDEEHDTSFKQQDPAPRYHTREMAFHLAYKYGALVVLGSATPCLETFYNAQAKNLKIVSLKERATQAPLPKVQIVDMGKMRQQKGILLSPTLREALTDCIERGDQAIILMNRRGFSKMRVCTECGETLYCKHCHIPLVYHKQYRSLMCHYCAALYPVNTPCSACGAETYEFVGGAIEMLEEEIAEWIPNAKVIRMDRDTTQNVGASEKILDAFRNREYNILIGTQMVAKGHDFPGVQLVGVVGADSGLGIPDFRSTERLFQLLSQTAGRAGRAGGEGQVLIQTLKPSEPIMQFAVNHDFNGFANKEMEDRRAAFYPPFCKLVEISCGSRDEDLLRHTVERLEALLRANKNLMVLGPVDAFVPVVQNVHWAKLYIKTQDLAPVRKILHPIINAPKPWVQNVEIKVEIE
- a CDS encoding M15 family metallopeptidase; translation: MFRILLTVLFLGAMAFAHETDSLFVPPKPEKPLRYCSSVKKWIAFATADSNMVEITRLKGVRMDLRYATFENVTGHDLYCGVQRAFVHKDAAAKLRKAVKIMEREMPGSELVIFDASRPLYAQEALRKTVRGTPYSAYVSSPATGGLHNFGLALDLSITDADGNLLDMGTDFDSFERCAGEVGEAEALKSGRLTQEQVDNRNKLRKIMRGAGWVPLGSEWWHFNAYPSKYVRENYPKFPL
- a CDS encoding nitrilase-related carbon-nitrogen hydrolase, with protein sequence MLDIYLVQMDVVPNDKAKNFAKVRELTAKIRKNASDSVPGLIILPEMFATGYLPLHPESAAEDFSTKDSGETAQLLYELANQTGCYVMGAGIARSNGALLNHSSVYAPGNAQEFSHYDKRRPFFMEQAKFTAGENVNLFKIANWNTAATICFDLRFPELYRDAVKAGARLITIQAAWPLARIAHWKTLLQARAIEDQVYVAAVNCTGSELNGGNSMIVNPKGEIIASANGQEEGIVYARIESAPQEEYRAKFPVLKGLL